Genomic window (Pradoshia sp. D12):
GACAGCTTCAAACAAACGTTGGTCTTCTTCTGTAAATTCTTCTGCATGATTTAGCACAAGAAGTATTAAATCTGCTTTCTTTAATACCTCTCTGGAACGTTCCACTCCGATACGCTCTACTATATCTTCTGTTTCACGTATTCCGGCAGTATCCACCAAACGAAGCGGTACTCCCCTTACATTAACATATTCTTCAATGACATCCCTTGTGGTTCCTGGAATATCTGTAACAATTGCTTTATTTTCCTGTACCAAACTATTTAATAAGGAAGACTTTCCTACGTTAGGTCTGCCGACAATTACGGTTGAAATACCTTCTCTTAAAATTTTCCCCTGATGACTGGTTTGTAGTAATTTTTCAATTTCCCCACTGACATATTCACAGCGTTCCTTAAATAAGTGGTGAGTCATTTCCTCCACATCATCATATTCAGGGTAATCTATATTAACCTCCACCTGAGCTAGTGTTTCAAGGATATCCTGGCGCAATTTCTTTATCAATCTTGACAGTTTACCTTCAACTTGCCCTAAAGCTACATTCATCGCTTTATCTGTCTTCGCTCTGATTAAATCCATTACAGCTTCCGCTTGAGACAAATCAATTCTTCCATTTAAAAACGCCCGTTTTGTAAACTCTCCAGGCTCGGCTAAAGTAGCTCCCTGTCTTAAGATAAGCTGAAGTACTCTATTCACGGAAACTAAACCGCCATGGCAATTAATTTCGACGATATCTTCACGAGTAAATGTATTTGGAGCTTTTAAAACGGTCACCATTACTTCTTCTATAATGGTATTCGTTTTAGGATCTATGATATTTCCATAGTGTATCGTATGACTTGGCACATCAGTCAATCTCTTCCCTTTAGGGCTCCGATAAACAGAGTCTGCGATACTTATTGCCTCATCTCCGCTTATACGAACAATTCCGATTGCTCCCTCTCCCATCGGAGTTGATATCGCAGCAATTGTATCAAAATCCATGACCTATACTCCTTTCATAACAAAATTAAAAATCTATAATAATCGACACATACCATTTGTACCCGCCGCTCTTATCCACAACCACTAAAATGCAGTACGTATAATTTTAACTTATCCACATGTGAATAACAAGAATCTAAGCACAATCTTCCTTTTAGATATAAATTATTCAGCTAAATTGTGAACTCTGTTCTTATATTTTTTTCACCTTATATCTACTTTGCCCTAATACACTCGTTTAGATATCAGAAAGTGCAGTTCTTTTAATTATTAAAAGCCGATAAATTCAATCAATTATAACTGGAAGCATTCAAAAAAAAATCTCCGAAATCATTCGGAGATTTTGTTCACGCTATTTATTTGGCGAAATCACGATATGACGATGTGGTTCAGTACCAGCAGAGTACGTTTTAACTTTTTTATTATTCATCAGCGCCGTATGAATCACTTTTCTTTCAAATGATGGCATGGGCTCCAATGAAACTTCTTTTTTTGTATAGATAGCTTTATTAGCCATTTTTTCCGAAAGATTAACTAAAGCTTCATTTCTTCGGCTCCGGTAATCCTCTGCATCGAGCATGATCGTTAGATATTGGGTAGAGTTCTTATTTACTACAAGCTGAGTCAGGTATTGAAGGGAATTTAATGTTTGTCCCCTTTTTCCAATCAGCATGGCTATTTTCTCACCAGATAACTCAAATGTAACAACTTTGCCTTCTTGCTTATGATGAACATGTACCTCTGCACCCATTTTTTCTGCTACATTCTCGATGAATTGTTTTGCTTCTGCTAACGGATCATGCTTTACAGTCACCTTCACGATAGCCGGTCTTGAGCCAAACAGGCCTAAAAAACCTTTTTTCCCTTCATCTACAACTTGGATTTCAGTCTTTTCCTTCGTTGTATTTAATTCCTTAAGAGCAGATTCAACAGCTTCATTAACTGTTTGGGCTGTAGCGGTTACTTGTTTCACTTTTTCTTACCTCCGGCTTTTACATTTGATTTATCGGCTTTTGCTTGCTTTAAATCAGGCCCTTTAATGAAGTAAGTTTGGGCAATCGAGAAAATATTACCAACAACCCAATATAAAGATAGTGCTGCCGGGAAGTTAATTGCGAACA
Coding sequences:
- the mnmE gene encoding tRNA uridine-5-carboxymethylaminomethyl(34) synthesis GTPase MnmE, whose amino-acid sequence is MDFDTIAAISTPMGEGAIGIVRISGDEAISIADSVYRSPKGKRLTDVPSHTIHYGNIIDPKTNTIIEEVMVTVLKAPNTFTREDIVEINCHGGLVSVNRVLQLILRQGATLAEPGEFTKRAFLNGRIDLSQAEAVMDLIRAKTDKAMNVALGQVEGKLSRLIKKLRQDILETLAQVEVNIDYPEYDDVEEMTHHLFKERCEYVSGEIEKLLQTSHQGKILREGISTVIVGRPNVGKSSLLNSLVQENKAIVTDIPGTTRDVIEEYVNVRGVPLRLVDTAGIRETEDIVERIGVERSREVLKKADLILLVLNHAEEFTEEDQRLFEAVNGMDVIVLINKTDLPGKLEIDKVKAVAKNYSIILTSLKEDKGVDDLEEAISGLFFEGNLNSGDATYVSNSRHIALLNKAKQAIDDALDGINAGVPIDLVQIDLTKSWELLGEVIGESVHESLINQLFSQFCLGK
- the jag gene encoding RNA-binding cell elongation regulator Jag/EloR codes for the protein MKQVTATAQTVNEAVESALKELNTTKEKTEIQVVDEGKKGFLGLFGSRPAIVKVTVKHDPLAEAKQFIENVAEKMGAEVHVHHKQEGKVVTFELSGEKIAMLIGKRGQTLNSLQYLTQLVVNKNSTQYLTIMLDAEDYRSRRNEALVNLSEKMANKAIYTKKEVSLEPMPSFERKVIHTALMNNKKVKTYSAGTEPHRHIVISPNK